In a genomic window of Erigeron canadensis isolate Cc75 chromosome 5, C_canadensis_v1, whole genome shotgun sequence:
- the LOC122599580 gene encoding pathogenesis-related homeodomain protein, with the protein MSGPVEEGHENIGEVVPLEGIKTKGSTQRSRKVKPNENCPTSRMSKKKLADLSTNSKKKDIRRRNGSNKAAKSLNTPPLVTCQNQESAIGSNENAKCEKGDLISEKIKRRRRRKRKRRTNNKVVVDEASKLQRQTRYLLIKMKMQQNLLDAYSTEGWKGQSREKIKPERELQRAKKQILKCKLGLRDALRQLELLSSDGCIDESAIALDGSVHHENIHCAKCKLREAFPDNDIILCDGTCNCAFHQLCIDPPLLTENIPPGDQCWYCKYCVCKTEIIDAMNAHLGTSYPNDSNWQDIFKVEAMLPDGGDTLLNQEDWPSEDSGDDDYDPDRVEQHENSSNNSRVCSEGELSNGDSGSSYSLQSLNEEVLDEESRKFSSKMGLESTSADFNGLGSGSCSGSDSEFVSGRRQRRSVDYRKLYDEMFGKDALANEQVSEDEDWGPTNRKRREKESDAATTLMTLCETEDKDAKDIADTTKVETRVIGKETKRSFFRIPAEAVEKLRLVFANNQLPSRAVKEELSKQLGLDPQKVSKWFKNARYLSLKTKKGGEDNSAQNDGPLLSKGSKSRHSKNEAIDKIVTEGMPTNVAHTPKDGCATQLCGRKNPGSPTAKQQLDHGELHLLTSTNKVDGEVEHGKIDMSLIKPKRSAKEKKNKAGDIIGKSESDDQQAAAAEAHMEKLCLLKTKLENLQQVILVRAPNRKAKTTPPSTAPSDTILVPIAHLREKP; encoded by the exons ATGAGTGGACCAGTGGAAGAGGGTCATGAGAATATTGGCGAAGTGGTGCCGTTGGAAGGCATCAAAACAAAGGGTTCTACACAGAGATCAAGAAAAGTAAAACCTAATGAGAATTGCCCGACTTCTCGTATGTCTAAAAAGAAGCTTGCTGACTTATCGACCAACAGCAAAAAGAAAGACATTAGACGTAGAAATGGTTCTAATAAAGCAGCCAAATCATTGAACACACCACCTTTAGTGACATGCCAAAATCAGGAGTCTGCGATTGGTTCAAATGAAAATGCAAAATGTGAAAAGGGGGATCTTATATCCGAGAAGATTAAGCGGAGGCGAAGGCGAAAACGGAAAAGGAGGACAAACAACAAAGTTGTGGTTGACGAAGCTTCGAAGCTGCAAAGGCAGACGAGGTATCTTCTCattaaaatgaaaatgcaaCAGAATCTTCTAGACGCATACTCAACCGAAGGCTGGAAAGGTCAGAG CCGAGAAAAAATAAAGCCAGAAAGAGAACTTCAAAGAGCCAAGAAGcaaatattaaaatgtaaactTGGACTCCGTGATGCTTTACGCCAGCTGGAGTTACTTAGCTCAGATGGATGTATTGATGAGTCCGCAATAGCTCTGGATGGATCCGTACATCATGAGAAT ATACACTGTGCGAAGTGTAAGCTCAGGGAGGCATTTCCGGACAATGACATTATATTGTGTGATGGGACTTGCAATTGTGCATTCCATCAATTGTGCATCGACCCTCCCCTATTAACTGAAAACA TTCCCCCTGGAGACCAATGTTGGTATTGTAAATATTGTGTTTGTAAGACTGAAATCATAGATGCAATGAATGCACACCTTGGAACAAGCTACCCCAATGACAGCAATTGGCAG GATATATTTAAGGTTGAAGCAATGTTGCCTGATGGTGGGGATACTTTACTCAATCAAGAAGACTGGCCTTCAGAGGATTctggtgatgatgattatgacCCAGACAGAGTTGAACAACATGAAAATAGTTCCAACAATAGCAGAGTTTGCTCTGAAGGTGAATTATCTAATGGTGATTCCGGTAGTAGCTACAGTTTACAATCACTCAATGAAGAAGTTCTTGATGAGGAGTCTAGGAAGTTTAGTAGTAAAATGGGTCTTGAAAGCACCTCTGCTGACTTTAATGGTCTGGGTTCTGGTTCTTGTTCTGGTTCTGATTCTGAGTTCGTCAGTGGCCGCCGACAACGTCGATCAGTGGATTACCGGAAGCTTTATGAT GAAATGTTTGGAAAAGATGCTCTTGCTAACGAACAAGTAAGTGAAGATGAAGATTGGGGACCCACTAACAGAAAACGGAGAGAAAAAGAGTCTGATGCAGCTACTACCTTAATGACCCTTTGTGAAACTGAGGACAAAGATGCAAAAGATATTGCTGACACTACCAAGGTTGAGACACGTGTAATTGGCAAAGAAACTAAACGATCATTTTTCAGGATTCCAGCTGAAGCTGTAGAG AAGCTTCGCCTTGTTTTTGCAAATAATCAACTCCCCTCTCGAGCTGTTAAAGAAGAACTTTCAAAGCAATTGGGTCTTGACCCCCAGAAG GTGAGCAAGTGGTTCAAAAATGCCCGCTATCTTTCTCTGAAAACCAAAAAG GGAGGGGAGGATAACTCAGCCCAAAATGATGGTCCTTTGTTATCAAAAGGTTCCAAATCAAGACATTCAAAGAACGAAGctattgataaaattgtaacagAGGGAATGCCCACAAATGTCGCTCATACACCAAAAGACGGGTGTGCAACACAGCTCTGTGGGAGAAAGAACCCCGGGTCACCAACCGCTAAGCAGCAGCTGGACCACGGGGAGTTGCATCTATTAACATCAACTAACAAG GTTGACGGTGAAGTGGAGCATGGAAAAATTGACATGAGTTTGATTAAGCCAAAAAGGAGtgcaaaagagaaaaagaacaAAGCCGGTGACATCATTGGCAAGAGTGAAAGTGATGACCAACAAGCTGCAGCAGCGGAAGCTCACATGGAGAAACTTTGtcttttaaaaacaaagttggAAAACCTACAACAGGTAATTCTTGTAAGAGCACCAAACCGTAAAGCTAAAACGACACCGCCATCTACTGCTCCCAGTGATACCATTTTAGTTCCAATTGCACATCTCAGGGAGAAACCTTAA